The genomic stretch CGATGAAGGCGCGCCTGTCGGTCTCTGCCTCGGCATCGCGCGCCGGTCCGGACGGATCGGTGACGAAATGCGCCAAGGTGATATCGGGCTCACTGGTTTCGCGCTTGCGACGCGTGGCGAAGATCGCGCCGTTGTTGGCGGCGATTTCGGTCTCGACGAACATTTTCGAGAAGGCCGGATGCGCGTTGTCGGAAGCCTCCGAACCGAGCACCAGTTCGGCAAAGGACGTCACCTCGATGTGACGATCGGATGTGCTTTCATTGTAGAGCGTGATGCGACGGCCTTCGCCATTGCCTTCGGAAACGACGATGCATTCGACCTCGGAGCGCAACGTGCCGACCGATTTGACGAAGCTCGCCTTGTCGTCGGAAAATAGGGTCTGTACCTTCTCCTCGGCCGCGCGCTTTGGCTCCGCCGTAGCCGACCACCAGTCGCCAGAGCTGACGTCACGCAGGAAGATGTAGGAGCCCAGGCGGTCCTCGACCGGATCGGGCTGCCAGCGGGTCACCGACAGATCGCCCCAGCGGCTGTAGCCGGAGCCTGTCGCGGTCACCATCACCGAATAGCGGCCGTTCGACATCACATTGGTCGAGCGCAGGGCCCGTAAGGGATCGAGCACGATGCGGGTGTCGGGGCTCTCGGTTTCAGTCTCGTCTTTCGCTCGCTCGTCCGCTTCGGTCCTGACGGTCGCGGTCGGGATGTCGCGCGGCGCCCTTTCCTGCAGCAAGAGTTCAGCCGATTCAATGACCGGATCGCTGTGGAAACGGTCGCGCAGGCGACCCTCGAAGATCGCGTCGGCGACCGCCGCGATCGACATGCCCGAATGGTGGGCATAGTAATTCAGCACGACCGCGTGGTTGGTGCCTTCAGGCACGCGCTGCGGCGTGAAATCGACCGCATCGTAATAGCCATGCGGGCCAAGCGCGCCGATGTCGCGCAGCCGAGCCAGATTCTGCACGGCTTCACGCGGGTTGAACTGCGCCGCCAGGATGGTGGCATAGGGCGCGATCACCGTGTTCTGGCCAAGGCCGCGCTTCAGGCCAAGGCCCGGCACACCGAAATTGGTGTACTGATAGGTCAGTTCCCGGTCGCGGGCATTGTAGGCCGCTTCGGAAATGCCCCACGGCACGTTTTTCTGTCGGCCATACTGGATCTGGCGCTTGATGATCAGCTTGCTGGTCTGGTTGAGGATCGAGCCTTGCGGCTCCTTCATCACCAGCGGCGGCATCAGATACTCGAACATCGAGCCCGACCAGGACATCAGCGCGCCCTGGAAACCGATCTCGACGATCGGGCGGCCGAGCCGGAACCAGTGCTCGGTCGGCAGGTCACCCTTGGCAATGGCGAACAGGCTGGTCAGCCGCGCCTCGGAGGCAAGAAGGTCGTAGCAGCTTTCGTCGAGCTGATGCTCCTCGACGCGATAGCCGATCGACAGCAGCTTGCGCTCCGGCCGCAGCAGGAAGGAGAACTCCATCTCGAAGGCAAAGCGGCGGGTGCGCTCGCGCAAGGTCAGGAGCTTGGCGCGCAGCGCCTCGACGGCATTGTCGTCGCTGTGGGCGTCGTGGACATGCGCCTCGCACGTGGCTTCCAGCCTTGCCGCCCAGTCGACGATAACGTCGCTCGGGGCCGACGCCGCCTCGGTATGGATCGCGGTCGCCAGCTTGCGGATCTCGCCCGCCAGCACGGCGAGGTTGATGGTGCGGATCGAAGCCATTTCCGGCTGCGCCTTGATGGTCTCGACGGCGCGCCGCATGCCGTCCAGACGGTCGACCAGACGCTGGCGCAGAGGCCTGAGCTGCCGGCGGTCGTCAGGCAACTCATCGAGGCTTTCGCTCAGGATCGTCACCGTGTCGAGAATGCCTTCAAAATCGCCCTGGAGGTGGACCGAAGGCGCTTCCGCCCATTCGGCACAGGCAGCCGCCACAGCCACCAGGTGGCCGGCGAGATTGCCGCTGTCGACGGCCGAAATATAGAGCGGATAGAGCGGCTTCAGCGTCGTGGTATCGTACCAGTTGAAGAGATGGCCACGGTGGCGCGGCATGCTCTCGATTGTTGTCATGGTGGCGTCGATGCGGGTGATGGCATCGGACAGGCTGATCCAGCCAAAATCGCGCGCCGAGACGACCGACAGCAGGTAGACACCGACGTTGGTGGGCGACGTGCGTGGAGCCACGACCGGTGCCGGGCTTTCCTGGTAATTGTCCGGCGGAAGATTGTGATGCTCCGCCGTGACGAAGCTTTCGAAATAATGCCAGGTGCGCCGCGCCACGGTGCGCAGCGTGTGGATATCGGCCTGCGATATGCGCAGCCGGTCCTCGGTTTCGGCCGAGCGGCTGATCCAACTGGCGATCGCCGGCGAGCCTATCCAGAACAGGGCGAAGAAGAAGGCGACGAAGGCGCCGGTGGAATCGGCCAGCACCGGAATGGCGAGGCCGACAAAGCCGATAATCACGGCGCCGTACATCATGCCGTAATAGGAGCCGACATCGTTGTCGCCGGCCTTGTGCGCCTGCGAGGCGGTGCGCCACTCCAGCAGATTCTGGCGGCTGACGAACAGGCGGTAGAGCGTGCGCACGATGGCATCGCCCATCATCCAGGCGTTGTGCGCCATCAGCACGATCTTCAGCGCCACCATGGCGGTGCCGAAGGCGACGTCGCGCGCCAGCGCCGAGAAATGGCCGCGCGGCGTCTGGTCGCCGCTCTTGGGCAGGATGGCGTTGACGACGTCGAAGGTCGGCGCCATGAACAGGCTGAGGATCAGCAAGGCCTGCCATTGCGCGGCCTGCGTGAAGGGCAGCAAGGTCCAGCCGGCGATCGCCGCCATCACCCAGAAGATCGGCGTCAGCGAGCGGCGCAGATTGTCGACCATCTTCCAGCGCGACAGGGCCGGAACGCCGGAGCGTGGATCGAGGATGAAGCCCAGCAACTGCCAGTCGCCGCGGGCCCAGCGATGGTGGCGCGAGGCGTCGACCGAGTAGCGGGTCGGATAGTCCTCGACCAGTTCGACGTCGGTGACCAGTGCTGCGCGCGCCAGCGCGCCTTCGAGCAGATCGTGGCTGAGGACGGTGTTTTCCTCGATGCGGCCCTGTAGGGCCGCCTCGAAGGCATCGACGTGATAGAGACCCTTGCCGGTGAAGGACCCGTCGCTGAACACATCCTGATAAAGATCCGAGACGGCGAAGACATAGGGGTCTAGGCCGCGATTGGCCGAAAACACCCGCTGGAAGAACGAGGCTTCGTCGCCTGATGTCAGCGAGGCGGTGATGCGCGGCTGCAGGATCGTGTAGCCGGCGGTGACAACGCGCTTAGCCGCGTCGAAATGCGGACGGTTGAGCGGATGGCAGAGCTTGCCGACAAGGGTAGCCACCGCATCGCGGGTAGTGCGCGTATCGGCATCGAGGGTCATCACATGGACGACTTTTTCCGGCAGCGGCACTTCGAGCGGCAGGAAAGTGGTGTCACTATCGCCACGCAGCAGAAGGTCGAGCTCGTGCAGCTTGCCACGCTTGCGCTCCCAGCCCATCCAGGCTCCTTGAGCGGCGTTGAAGAGCCTGCGGCGGTGCAGGATGTAGAAACGCGGCGCGGCCTCCGAGGGATAGCGGGCATTGAGACGAGCGATCTCGGCGCGGGCATATTCGAGGATCTCGGTGTCGGCCGCATCGATCTCGATCTTGCTGTCGGGCCAATCCGACAACAGCGCGAAATGGATCTCGTCCACCAGATTGGCAAGGTAATGCACTTCGATGTTGCGGATGTTTTCCTCGACATCGTCGCGCGAGCCGATCAGCGAAGGCACAACGACCAAAGTGCGCGCCTCGGGCGGCACGCCGTGCCTGTAGTCATAGCCGATCAGGCGTGTCGGCTTGAGGAAAAGCGAGACCACGGTGTTGAAGAAAGCTAGCGCACCCTCGCTCGCCGGCACGGCAAACAGCGCCAGCATCAGCACGATCGAGGTCACCGACAGGCCGAGATTGGCCAACGCATTACCGGTGAGGACAAGAAGCAGGGCCGTCAGTACGAAGACCGGCAGGACGATGCCAAGCCACCCGGTCTTGGCGAAGGTCCGCTTGGCGATCTGGCTGATCGTCTGCCGATAGCCGATCGCCTTTTCCAGCTCCAGCCGGCGCGGGCCGACGAGGAAGAAGCCGACATCGGTATGTGCGGACGGAGCTGGAACGGAAGCGTCGCCATCGCCAGCCGGTGCATGTTCGCTGGCGGCGCGTTCACTGGCGGCCTGGCCGGCCAGTTCGATGGCCTTTTCGGCGACGCGGTACTCCGAGAGGTTCGAGCGGCGCGCCAGTTCCTCGATCGCGGTGCGGTATTGGTCGCGCGAGAAGAAGTCGAGCGCGGCGAAATCGGTGCGCTCGCGCAGCACGGTATCGATGCGGCTGACGCCTTCGAACCACACCGTCCAGTCGACGTCGTTGATGAGGCGCAGGCCGCGGATGATGTTGCCGGTCGTCACATTGCCGCTGGATAGCGTGTGATGCTCGGAGATGATGATCTCCTCAGCATCGGAGCCGGTCTTTTCAAGCTCGCCTTCCAGCCATTCCAGGGCCTTGCCGGCATTCTGCGATCCATCGCGCAATCGATAAAGCAGTTGGGTGGCGAAGGTGGTGTCCTGCGCGTGGGCCCTGAAATTGGCCAGTATCGCCTGGCGGTCGGCGCTGTCGTCGGTCGCCAGCACCTTGTCGGCCACGTCGTTGGCGATCTGGCGCATCTGGCGGGTGCGATTGACCCTGACCGCCAGCCGGCGGAGATTCTCGATGAGCACGAAGCGCAGCAGCGATGGCAGCGCCCAGAGTTCACCGATCTTCAGCGGCTCGACCGACTGAAAGCCCTGGACGATGGACTTGAACATGGTCGCCGAGACGGAACTGTCCGAATGCGCGACATAGGTCCAGGCCAGCGCCAGCGCCCGCGGCACGATGCCGCCATCAGGTAGTTTCAGCGTCGGCAACTGACGGTAGAAGCGGCGCGGCAGATCGCGTTTGACCTGGAAAATGGTCTCCTCGACGAGGTAGTTGTTGTCCAGCAGCCATTGCGCGGCCGGGGTGATCGTTTCGCCCTTGGCTTGCGCCGCATTGGTCGAACGGTAGACTTCGAGAATCTTCTTGGCACTGTCGCGGATGCGGGCCTGGAAGTCGAACGGGGTCAGGCCGAACAGGTCGGCGAGATCGCCTTTTGCCAGGCTTTCGCCGAGCAGCCGGAGCCGTTCGTCCGGCAGGAATGTCGACCTTATAGGCTCTTCCGTGATTGCCGGGAAGTTCGCGCTGGTCTTCTCGATCTGGGCTGGATTCGTCTGAATATTCATTGAAAATTCCGTAAGCGGGCACACAGCGGCGTCACCGCCACGGCAATGGCCCTAAAACCGGTTCAAATGCAATTGGTTGCATAATCCCACTTGCCGAAAGTTTGTTTCCGCACCACGACAGGGCGTCATCTCTCGGCAAAAATTCCAAGACGAGCACCCCTTTTCCCGTCGAGACCGATCGGCGGAGAGGATTCGGGCTTTTTCGTGATGCCGGCAAGAGCTTACGCTATATTTCGCCGGCAGCGCGATCATGTTTGGAAACAGGCGGTAACCGTTGGCGCGAAGGCGTCAGACCGCGATGGTTATCCGAATGACGAACAGAGTCGTGTCCCGAACGGGCTCAACCCGCAGGATAGGTGCATCCCGCCCGATCAGCAGCGTGTCGAGCGGCTCAAGGCGAATTGACCCGGCGTCGGGGAAAACAGCTTCGCCCTTGTGACAAAGGATGAGAGTTGAACCGGCCTCGGTTGCGATCTCCACGGGCCGCGAAATCGCCAGGCGTTCGACCGAATGCAGCGTGCGGCCGCGGCGGGTCATGACGTTGAGATCGGTGATCACGCCGCCGATCAGGGCGGCGCTGGTCGGCAGGTCGGCCGCGAAGAAGAAAGGCGCCGAAGCCGGTGTCAGCCGCGCCGCCGGCTGACCGGCGACATCGAGCACGATCCCCTCGCCTTCCAACACCGACAACGTGCGATCGATGCCGGCAAAGCTGGAGAACGGCCCGCTACCCTCGACGCGCGCCATCGACACGCGCCAGTCGAAGTCGTCGAGACCGGCGCCGTCTGGCGAGACGGCGATCTCGGTCGTCGTACCGCCGCCGTTCTTCCACGGCATGACGCGGTAGTCGGCGGCACGAAGGATGCGCATGCTTAGCCCTCCGCTATGGCTACGGGCATTCGAAACTCGAAAAGCCGATTCTGCGGCTTTTCGCCTGCCTGCGGCCGGACGTTTCTCACCCGAGAATGCCTGGCAGGTTGAGCTGGTGTTCCCTGGCGCAGTCAATGGCGATGTCGTAGCCGGCATCGGCGTGACGCATGACGCCGGTCGCCGGGTCGTTCCACAGCACCCGCTCCAGCCGCCTTGCGGCGTCCGGCGTGCCGTCGGCAACGATGACCATGCCGGCGTGCTGCGAGAAGCCCATGCCGACGCCGCCGCCATGATGCAGCGACACCCAGGTGGCGCCCGACGCGGTGTTGAGCAGCGCGTTGAGCAGCGGCCAGTCGGACACGGCGTCGGAACCGTCCTTCATCGCTTCCGTCTCACGATTGGGCGAAGCGACCGAGCCCGAATCAAGGTGATCGCGGCCGATCACGACTGGCGCCTTGAGTTCGCCCTTGGCCACCATCTCGTTGAAGGCAAGGCCCAGCCGGTGGCGGTCACCGAGGCCGACCCAGCAGATGCGCGCCGGCAGGCCCTGGAACGCAATGCGCTCGCGCGCCATGTCCAGCCAATTGTGCAGATGGGTGTTGCCGGGGGTGAGTTCGCGCACCTTGGCGTCGGTCTTGTAGATGTCCTCCGGATCGCCGGAGAGTGCCGCCCAACGGAACGGGCCGATGCCGCGGCAGAACAGCGGGCGGATATAGGCCGGCACGAAGCCGGGGAAGGCAAAGGCGTTCTCGAAACCTTCGTCCTTGGCGACTTGGCGGATGTTGTTGCCATAGTCGAGCGTCGGCACGCCGGCGTTCCAGAAAGCCACCATAGCCTCGACGTGTTCGCGCATGGAAGCGCGGGCCGCCTTTTCGACCGCCTTGGGGTCGCTGACGCGCTTCTCGCGCCACTCGGCCATCGTCCAGCCCTTCGGCAGATAGCCGTTGATGGGATCGTGGGCCGAGGTCTGGTCGGTGACCATGTCGGGGCGGATGCCGCGCCTGAACATTTCGGGCACGATCTCAGCCGCATTGCCGAGCAGGCCGACCGACTTCGCCTCGCCGGCCTTGGTCCAGCGCTCGATCATTTCCATCGCTTCGTCGAGCGTCTCCGCCTTCTCGTCGACATAGCGGGTGCGCAAGCGGAAATCGATCGAATCCGGGTTGCATTCGATGGCCAGGCAGCAGGCGCCGGCCATGACGGCGGCCAGCGGCTGGGCGCCGCCCATGCCGCCGAGGCCGCCGGTCAGGATCCATTTGCCCTTGAGGTTGCCGCCATAGTGCTGGCGGCCGGCTTCGACGAAGGTCTCGTAAGTGCCCTGCACGATGCCTTGCGTGCCGATGTAGATCCACGAGCCGGCCGTCATCTGGCCGTACATCATCAAGCCCTTCTTATCGAGCTCGTTGAATTTGTCCCAATTCGCCCAGTGCGGCACGAGGTTGGAATTGGCGATCAGCACACGCGGCGCATCGGCGTGCGTGCGGAACACGCCGACCGGCTTGCCGGACTGCACCAACAGTGTCTCGTCCTCGCCAAGCGTCTTCAGCGAGGCGACGATGCTGTCGAAATCGTTCCAGGTGCGCGCGGCGCGGCCAATGCCGCCATAGACGACCAATTCGTTGGGGTTTTCGGCAACCTCGGGGTCGAGATTGTTCATCAGCATGCGCAGCGGCGCTTCGGTCGTCCAATAGCGGGCGTTGAGCTTGTCGCCGCGCGGCGCACGGACTTCGCGAATGTTGTGGCGAGGATTGTTCATCATTGTCCCTTTCGAATGAGATGCGCGGTGCTGCGAGAGCCTTCGGCGCTGATCCAGGTGACTTGTTCGTGGTCAGGATTGGAGGAATCGATGGTCATGTCGTAGCAAGCCCAGGCATCGGAAGGCGGCCACAGCGAGCAGTACTGATCGCCGCGGACGTCCCAGCGGCCTATCTGGTGACTCTCGCCTCTGGCATAGCTGGTGGCGCCGCCGTCATCGAAGTCCTGGGACCAGCCGTCACCCTGGACACGCGCCCCCTTCAGGTCGGCGAGAATTTCCGGACCCTTCATCGCCACCTCGGCGGCGGCCGCGGAAACAATCGCAGTTGAAAGCAGCCCAGCGGCGAGAAGGAATGTCCTGACATGTACGGCCATTGCGTTCCTCCTAAAAATTGCCGATCAGCCGTGCGCCCAGGCAATCGCGGTTTTCAGAATGGTCTCCAGCGTTGCGCGTATCGGCGCAGCGAAATCGGCGTCATAGGGTACTGGCCAATTGTCCGGCTCACCCTTTTCCTCGGTCTCGCGCATGTAGCCGCGGTTGGACAGCTCCATCTGCAAGGCGTGGACACCCTGTTGCGGTTGGCCAAAATGGCGTGTGATCCAGCCGCCCTTGAAGCGACCGTTGACGACAGAGGTTTCGCCGGTTTCGGCCATGATCTGGCTGACCATTGCCTGCAGATTCGGATCAGCGCTCTTGCCGTCATTGGTGCCTAGGTTGAACACTGGCAGCGCGCCTTCGAACAGGCGCGGCAGCACCGAGCGAATAGAGTGGCAATCGTAGAGGACGATCTTGTCGTGCAGGCCTCGCAGCCGGTCGATCTCGGCCTGCAAGGCGGCATGGTACGGCACGAAGAATTTTTCGCGACGCTCGTCGACCTCCGACGGCCCCGGCTCTTCGCCCTCGCGGTAGAGCGGATCACCATCGAATGTCTCGGTCGGGCACAGGCCGGTCGTGGCCTGGCCCGGGTAGAGCGAGGCGCCGGACGGATCGCGGTTGACGTCGATGACGGTGCGCGAGATCGCGGTGTGGACGACGGTGGCGCCGAGGCTGCCGGCGAAGTCATAGAGGTTATCGATCCACCAGTCGCAATCGCGGCGGCCGAGCCAGGGCGAGACCAGCCGACTTTCGAGGCCGGCAAGGTCGATGCCGGTGTGCGGGATCGACACCAGCAGGGGTGCCGTGCCTTGGCTGACGGTGAGCCAGGGTGTGGCGGCCATCACGCCGCTCCCGAAATCGACGGCAGCGCCACCGCGCCTGCAGCCCTGACGGTCGCGCCACTGCGCACCATGGCGATTGCCTTTTCCATGTCGGGATGAAAGTGCCGGTCATTGTCGAGATGCGGCACTTCGGCCCGGACCAGCTTGCGCACGGCCTCCAGCGCATCGCTCGACGGCAGCGGCTGGTGGAAATCGCACCCTTGCGCGGCGGCCAGCAATTCGATGCCGATCACAGCCGTCGCATTCTCGACCATGCCGATCAGCCGGCGCGCGCCGTGCGCGGCCATCGAAACGTGGTCTTCCTGATTGGCCGACGTCGGGATCGAATCGACGCTGGCCGGATAGGCCTTCTGCTTGTTTTCGGAGACGAGTGCCGCCGCCGTCACCTGAGGGATCATGAAGCCGGAGTTTAGGCCGGGCTTCGGCGTCAGGAAGGCCGGCATGCCGGACAGCGCAGGGTCGACCAGCATGGCGATGCGGCGTTCGGACAGCGAGCCGATCTCGCAGACAGCAAGCGCGATCATATCGGCGGCGAAAGCCACCGGCTCGGCGTGGAAATTGCCGCCGGAGAGCGCGGTATCGTCCTCGGCGAAGATCAGCGGATTGTCGGTGACGCCATTGGCCTCCGTGCCCAGCGTGTCCGCCGCCTGACGCAGCACGGTGAGTGCGGCGCCCATGACCTGTGGCTGGCAACGCAGGCAATAGGGATCCTGCACGCGCTCGTCGCCGACACGGTGTGATTCACGGATGGCGCTGCCGGCCATCAGACTGCGCAGCGCGTCAGCCGTCTCGATCTGGCCGGGATGCTTCCTCAGCACATGGATACGCGGATCGAACGGGGCGTCGGAACCCTTTGCCGCGTCGGTCGACAGCGCGCCGGCCACCAGCGCCGACTGGTAGAGCACCTCGGCCTCGAACAAAGCGGCAAGCGCATAGGCGGTCGAGAACTGCGTGCCGTTGAGCAGCGCCAGACCTTCCTTGGCGCCCAATGTCACTGGCTCCAGGCCGTGCGAGACGAAAGCGACCTTGGCCGGGAAGCGGCCATGCGGCGTAAAACATTCGCCGACGCCGATCATCACCGCCGTCATGTGTGACAGCGGGGCAAGGTCGCCGGAAGCGCCGACGGAGCCTTGCGCGGGCACGACGGGGATGACGTCGTTGGCAAGCATCGCTTCCAGCAGCTCGATCGTCTCGGGGCGGACGCCGGAGGCACCCTGCGCCAGGCTGGCGAGTTTCAGCGCCATCATCAGGCGAGCGATGGCGACCGGCATCGGCTCGCCGACCCCGGCCGCATGCGACAGCACGATGTTGCGCTGCAAGGTCTCGAGATCCTCGGCCGGGATGCGCACGCTGGCGAGTTTGCCGAAACCGGTGTTGATGCCGTAGACCGGCTCACCCTTGGCAACGATCCTGGCGACAGCCTCGGCGCTTGCCTTGATCTTTGGGCGGCAGGCATCATCCAGCTTCGGCACGGCGCCACGGTAGATGGCGCGCCAGTCAGCCAGTGTCGCATTGCCGGGCTTCAGGGTCAGTTCGGTCATTGTCCTCTCCAGATGCGGGCATGGAGCGGGTTGAAGCCCATGCGGTAAACGAGTTCGGCGGGACGCTCGATGTCCCAGATCGCCAGATCGGCGGATTTTCCGGCTTCCAGTGTGCCGGCCTTGTCGAGAAGGCCGAGGGCTCGCGCGGCCTCGCGGGTGACGCCGGCGAGGCATTCATCGACGGTCAAGCCAAAGAGCGTCGCGGCCATATTCATGGTGAGCAACAGCGAGGTGAGCGGCGAAGTGCCGGGATTGCTGTCCGTCGCCACCGCCATCTTGACGCCATGACGGCGGAACAGGTCGACAGGCGGCTTCTTGGTTTCGCGGATGAAGTAATACGCGCCGGGCAGGATGGTCGCCACCGTCCCGGCCTTCGCCATCGCGGCAGCGCCCGCCTCGTCCGTATATTCGAGATGGTCGGCGGACAGCGCGCCATAGCTGGCAGCAAGCGCTGCCCCGTGCAGGTTGGACAGTTGGTCGGCGTGAAGCTTGACCGGCAGGCCCAAGGCCTTGGCGGCATCGAAAACGCGCGCCATCTGCTCAGGGGAGAAGGCTATGCCTTCGCAAAAACCGTCGACCGCATCGGCCAGTCCGTCGGCGGCAACCGCTGGAACGATCTGCTTGGCGACCAAATCGATAAAAGCGTCCTTGTCACCCTTGGCTTCGGGCGGCAGTGCGTGTGCGGCGAGGCACGTCGTGCGGACGGTGACGGGGCGCTCATTCGCAAGCCGGCGGGCGGCGCGCAGAGACTTCTTCTCATTGTCGAGATCGAGGCCGTAGCCCGATTTGACTTCGACAGTCGTGACGCCTTCCGCCATCAGCGCATCGAGGCGCGGCAGCGTCTGGGCAACGAGCTCATCCTCGCTTGCCGCGCGCAGCGACTTGACCGATGAAACAATACCGCCGCCGGCGCGGGCCACTTCTTCATAGGTGGCGCCGGCCAGCCGCATCTCGAATTCGTTGGCGCGGTTGCCGGCATAGACAAGATGGGTGTGGCAGTCGATCAGGCCGGGCATGATCCAGCGGCCCTCGCAATCGATGGTCTCGGCGCCCTGCCCAAGCGAAGCCGGCATCTCAGCTTCGGCGCCGGCATAGACGATAAGCCCGTCGCGGGCAGCAATTGCGCCCTTCTCGACGACGCCGAGGCCAGCCGTGCCGCCAGCCATGGTCGCCAGCCGCGCATTGCGCCACAGACGAAAGCCGCTCTTCCCGTTTGCTCCAACCATCATCTTTTCCATTTGAAAGGATGGCGATTATGTATATACATATTGAAACGCGACGCAAGTGGTATCGTCGCCTTGGCATGCAGATTTGGAGGCGGAAGTGACGGCGATCTTTGCGGAACAGGCGCTGCTGCCCGAGGGCTGGCAAGGCAATGTCAGGATTGCGCTGGATGGAGGGCGCATCGCCACCGTCGAAGCAGGCGCAGCTCCGCAGGCCGGCGACGAGCGCCACGCCATTCTCGTGCCGGGCATGCCCAATCTGCACAGCCACGCCTTCCAGCGCGGCATGGCCGGGCTTGCCGAGCTTCGCGGCCCCTCCGCCGACAGTTTCTGGAGCTGGCGTGAGGTGATGTACCGCTTCGCGCTGTCGATGACGCCCGATCAAGTCGAGGCGGTTGCCGCGCAGCTCTATGTCGAGATGCTGGAGGCTGGTTTTTCGCGCGTTGGCGAATTTCACTATTTGCACCACGACCGCGACGGAAAGCCCTATGCCAATCTCGCCGAGATGGCCGAGCGTATCGCCGCCGCCGCGGGCGAAACGGGTATCGGCCTGACGCTGCTGCCGGTGTTTTATGCGCACTCCTCCTTCGGCGGCGCCGCGCCGAACGAAGGACAAAGGCGATTCATCAACGATGTGAATCGGTTCTCCCGGCTTGTTGAGAAGAGCCGCGAATTGGTTCGTGCCTTGAATCAAGCTGTCGTCGGCGTCGCGCCGCACAGTTTGCGTGCGGCGACACCGG from Mesorhizobium sp. NZP2077 encodes the following:
- the hutU gene encoding urocanate hydratase, giving the protein MNNPRHNIREVRAPRGDKLNARYWTTEAPLRMLMNNLDPEVAENPNELVVYGGIGRAARTWNDFDSIVASLKTLGEDETLLVQSGKPVGVFRTHADAPRVLIANSNLVPHWANWDKFNELDKKGLMMYGQMTAGSWIYIGTQGIVQGTYETFVEAGRQHYGGNLKGKWILTGGLGGMGGAQPLAAVMAGACCLAIECNPDSIDFRLRTRYVDEKAETLDEAMEMIERWTKAGEAKSVGLLGNAAEIVPEMFRRGIRPDMVTDQTSAHDPINGYLPKGWTMAEWREKRVSDPKAVEKAARASMREHVEAMVAFWNAGVPTLDYGNNIRQVAKDEGFENAFAFPGFVPAYIRPLFCRGIGPFRWAALSGDPEDIYKTDAKVRELTPGNTHLHNWLDMARERIAFQGLPARICWVGLGDRHRLGLAFNEMVAKGELKAPVVIGRDHLDSGSVASPNRETEAMKDGSDAVSDWPLLNALLNTASGATWVSLHHGGGVGMGFSQHAGMVIVADGTPDAARRLERVLWNDPATGVMRHADAGYDIAIDCAREHQLNLPGILG
- the hutG gene encoding N-formylglutamate deformylase, whose protein sequence is MAATPWLTVSQGTAPLLVSIPHTGIDLAGLESRLVSPWLGRRDCDWWIDNLYDFAGSLGATVVHTAISRTVIDVNRDPSGASLYPGQATTGLCPTETFDGDPLYREGEEPGPSEVDERREKFFVPYHAALQAEIDRLRGLHDKIVLYDCHSIRSVLPRLFEGALPVFNLGTNDGKSADPNLQAMVSQIMAETGETSVVNGRFKGGWITRHFGQPQQGVHALQMELSNRGYMRETEEKGEPDNWPVPYDADFAAPIRATLETILKTAIAWAHG
- the hutH gene encoding histidine ammonia-lyase; amino-acid sequence: MTELTLKPGNATLADWRAIYRGAVPKLDDACRPKIKASAEAVARIVAKGEPVYGINTGFGKLASVRIPAEDLETLQRNIVLSHAAGVGEPMPVAIARLMMALKLASLAQGASGVRPETIELLEAMLANDVIPVVPAQGSVGASGDLAPLSHMTAVMIGVGECFTPHGRFPAKVAFVSHGLEPVTLGAKEGLALLNGTQFSTAYALAALFEAEVLYQSALVAGALSTDAAKGSDAPFDPRIHVLRKHPGQIETADALRSLMAGSAIRESHRVGDERVQDPYCLRCQPQVMGAALTVLRQAADTLGTEANGVTDNPLIFAEDDTALSGGNFHAEPVAFAADMIALAVCEIGSLSERRIAMLVDPALSGMPAFLTPKPGLNSGFMIPQVTAAALVSENKQKAYPASVDSIPTSANQEDHVSMAAHGARRLIGMVENATAVIGIELLAAAQGCDFHQPLPSSDALEAVRKLVRAEVPHLDNDRHFHPDMEKAIAMVRSGATVRAAGAVALPSISGAA
- the hutI gene encoding imidazolonepropionase, which codes for MVGANGKSGFRLWRNARLATMAGGTAGLGVVEKGAIAARDGLIVYAGAEAEMPASLGQGAETIDCEGRWIMPGLIDCHTHLVYAGNRANEFEMRLAGATYEEVARAGGGIVSSVKSLRAASEDELVAQTLPRLDALMAEGVTTVEVKSGYGLDLDNEKKSLRAARRLANERPVTVRTTCLAAHALPPEAKGDKDAFIDLVAKQIVPAVAADGLADAVDGFCEGIAFSPEQMARVFDAAKALGLPVKLHADQLSNLHGAALAASYGALSADHLEYTDEAGAAAMAKAGTVATILPGAYYFIRETKKPPVDLFRRHGVKMAVATDSNPGTSPLTSLLLTMNMAATLFGLTVDECLAGVTREAARALGLLDKAGTLEAGKSADLAIWDIERPAELVYRMGFNPLHARIWRGQ